The sequence GTAGTATCTAGCTTCATTGCTCTTTCTGTCTGTCAATGTTAGTGCCTAACAGTTAATTGCTCTTACTCTTTAAGCGGCATCGGCTCCTGGATTGACTGGGATGTTTTCTTCAATTTGCATATTATTTTTCGCATTTTGCTGTGCATATTTATAAAATAATACAATGATTCCTATAGTTATAACAGCACTAAGAATATAGGTTATATTCATCGGTATTCGAAAGCCAATTTCCGCATGAAGGATATATGCTGTCGTTACATAGGTCATAAAAATACCTGGGAGCATGGCGATCCAATAATTCTTTTTAGCAATAAACAGGTACATGGAAGCTACCCATAATGCAATTACTGCTAGGGATTGATTTGCCCAAGAGAAATATCGCCAAAGTAATGTGAAATCCATATTGGTTAAGATAACGGAAATCGTAAATAATGGTAGAGCAATAATTAAGCGCTTAGCTATTTTACTTTGGGACATATTAAAATAATCAGCTATAATCATGCGAGCACTGCGGAATGCTGTATCTCCTGATGAGAGTGGAAGAAAGATAACGGACATAACGAGAACAGTACCTAAGATAGATCCAAGCATCATTGTACCAACTTCGCTTACAATTCCTCCTGTTCCAATCGTTTGAATCAATTCATTTAACGTTACTGTTTCGCCAAATAAACTCATTGCTGCTGCAGCCCAAACCATAGCAATAATTCCCTCTACAATCATCATGCCATAGAAAACGCTTCGTGCTTCTTTTTCATTTTTAGTTGTTCTGGCAATAATCGGTGATTGTGTTGCATGGAAGCCAGATAAAGCACCACAGGAGATAACTAAAAATAATAGTGGAAATACTGGAGTATTCTCTGGATGCATATTTGTTATGGAAATTTCAGGAATAGGAGCTTGATTAATGACAAGACTGATTCCTAATGAAAGTGTACCAACAAGCAAAAAGATACCGAAAATCGGAAAAAGTTTACCAATGATTTTATCTATAGGCAACATCGTTGATAAAATATAATATCCAAAAATGATAATAGTAAGAGTTACTAATGCAATAGAACCGTTAAATAAATCAAAAATTAAACTCGCGGAAGAACTAACAAAAACAGTACCAACTAATAATAATAAGATTACTGAAAACAGATTAACCAAATGCTTCATATATTTTCCTAAAAACTTACCAGCGAGTTGTGGAAGATGTGCTCCTCCATTACGGATAGAAATCATACCGGTCAAGTAATCATGAACGGCTCCTGCAAAAATGCAACCGAGGACAATCCAAAGAAAGGCTACAGGTCCATACAATGCCCCCATTATTGGACCGAATATGGGTCCAACTCCCGCAATACTGATTAATTCAATCATCGCATTTTTCCGTCTAGGCAATGGAAGATAGTCGACGCCATCTTGCTTTGTTATAGCGGGAGTAGGACGATCAGGTTTTACTCCAAAAACTTTTTCAATAAACTTACCATATGTGAAATAACCTACAATTAATAATATAATACCTCCTATAAATGTAAACATATAAACACTCCCCTTCATATGAATTCGTTTACATATTTAATGTAATATGAAGACGCTTTAAAAAGAGAGATTTTAGATAAGATGTCTTTTTTAGGAACTAACATGCAAAAAAGTGAGGATGAAAAGATATCAAATACGGTAGGGAGTTTTTCGAGTTGGTTGAGGAAATTTACAGAATGGCGGAGTTAGCAAAATTAGATAAAACCGAATTATAAACGGATACATTAACTAACTTTGGATCGGAACCCGATAAAGCAAATAATTTTCAAGCTGATGAAGAAAAGGGCAAACTTTGATGGAGGCAAAAATTATAGGATAGGAGTAAAAGTAATAAATTTAATAGTAGTCCTATCTAAAGTGAAGAAGTTTTTAGAAAAATTCCTGAATTCGTGTGAGAGATACGAAGTAAAAGATTAACCTTCTAACTAGCGAAAGTAAGGTAGTGGCTAGAGCACTCAAAACCAAGCAGAAGCCCAAAAACAAGAAACAGGTTGAAGAACAGGGAACGTCATTATAAGAAAAAGTACTAAAATCAACGTTTTACTGTTTGTTCCACTATAGGAAAGTATAAAATTTTAGGGTTTATCCCGCATGTAAGGTGCCATATTTTTCACATTTCAAAGATCTGCTTATCATTTTGCAACTTTATGAGAAAAACGGCACCTAAATGCCCGATTGGTTCAAGGGCCTTTAGGTCATACCCTTGTGGTACTAACATTCCGTGTAGAAAGCATTCCACGGAATGAAGTTTCACTTTATCGTATAAGAAAAACGACAGCTTTCGCTAAGACTTGGCGACAAGCCAAGTTTTTCTAAAATATACCTTTACCATCGGTGCTCTATACATGACTAGAAAGAGTCGTCCAATACATCAATATATGGAACAACTCCTGTAATGATATGACTGTACTTTAGTTTTAGCTAATAATTAAAGTTCCAAGCGTTCGCGTAAACCTTTCACATAATTACGACTAACCGGGAGAAGCTTTTCGCTTCCTTGTATTTTTAAATTATAAGCACCGTTAAACCAAGGTGTTATTTGACTGACATGATTCAAATTAATGAGATAGCTTTTATGAATACGAAAAAAACCAAACGGGATCAATTTCGATTCTAAATCTTTTAATGTTTTTTTAGTAAAAAATGTTTTAGAAGCAGTTATAATTTTTACTTGTTTCTCTTCGCTTTGAATATATAATATATCATTTGGTTCAAGGTATACTACACCATCTTCATTTTCAATACCTAGTTTATTTGCCGTTTCCTGTTCTATTTTCGCTTTACCGAGCACTATTTTTTCAATACGCGTAATTGTCTGAGCAAGTTGATTTTCATCATATGGTTTTAATAAATAATCAACTGCTTCATAGCGAAAAGCTTGTACGGCAAATTGCGGATATGCGGTAGCAAAAACTAATAATGGTGGTTTTTTAAGTTCCATTAAAGATTCAGCCGCTTCCATACCATCCATCCCCGGCATTTCTACATCTAAGAATACAAGGTCAGGCTTTTTTTTCATTGCCTCCATAATACAGGATTCACCTGAGTTTGCTTCCCCGATAACTTGAATAGATGGATAGGACCCTAGTAAATAGATTAGCTCTTCACGGTTTAATTTTTCATCATCAACAACTATCGTACGTATAACCGCTCGCATTATTTTTCCTCCGTTTCACGCTCTTTTGCTGGTATGATAAAACTGACCTCTGTCCCTTCGCCTAAATTACTATGAATTTGCAGCTTTGCTTGTTCGCCAAACTTCATATCCAGTCGACGATTAATATTATATAACGCCATCCCTGTTCCGGACTTTGAATGTATAACATGGTTGCCAATTTGCTTTACATATGCTGGATCCATTCCTTTTCCATTATCTATAACAGAAATATGGATCTGTTTATGTTTCCTTTTCACTTGTATTTCGATATGACAATTCGTTGCTTTATCTCTTAGTCCATGCTTCATAGCATTTTCGACAATTGGCTGTAAAATCAATGGAGGAATGGTTTCTTGTAAACAGCTTTCGTCAATATTGTAATCAACATGAAGGCGATCATAAAATCGTGTTAATTCAATATCTAAATATGCCTGAACATGTTTTAATTCCTGCTCAATCGTAGTTTCTTTATCTGTGGTTACGGTTAAGTTATTTCGCAAAAAATTGGATAACGATACGAGTAATTTGCGTGCTTTCATTGGATCGATTCGAATAAGTGATGTAATCGTATTTAATGTGTTAAATAGAAAATGTGGTCTAATTTGTGCTTGCAATGCATTAATTTCAGATTCTCTTGCTAATTGTAACGCCTGTTCAGCTCGAGCAATTTCAAGTTGATTGCTCAACAGCTTTGCAAGACCTGACATCATTTCCTTAACCACCGTGTTAATCTCATTTTTAGAATGATAATAAAATTTGAGTGTACCGATTGTTTTTTCGCCTTGCTTTAACGGAGCGATAACTACAGCTTTAAGCGGACAATCTTCATGGCTGCAATGGATCTGTTCTGAAGCTGCAACGGTAAGCTCTCCTGATTGAATCGTGTCACGAGTAACTTGGGTTTGGATACTGCTAGCTTGTGTGTGATGGTCATCTCCTAAGCCAACGTGAGCAAGAATTTCTTTATCATCTGTCATCGAAACGGCAATTGCATTCATCTCTCGATATAAAATGTTACAAACAGCTTGAGCTGTATGATAGTCCAACCCCTTTCGCAAATGCGCTAATGTCATATCTGCGATACGTAACGTCAACTGAGCTTGGTGTGCGCTTATTCTATCCTTTTCATTGGCAACCATTTGAATGATCAGTATAAATAAAGCTCCACCAAGTCCGTTTGCAAGCACCATTGGAAGTCCAATTACTTCTACAAGTGGAATGTTTTTTTCAATCGGTCTTGATAATAAAAGAATAAGTAGCATCTGTATAATTTCAGCTGAGGCCGTGATTGTAAATACTTTTGGCAAGGAATTATAGCTTTGTTTTTTATGGAAATAACCTGAAAAAACGCCGGCAATGATCGTTGCAAGTCCACAACTTAATGCGGTATAGCCACCGAGCATAAAACGATGGACGCCTGCAATAACTCCCGCACCGAATCCGATTTTATAACCACCAAGTAGTCCCGCCACTACTACACCAATGACTCTAAAATTAGCAATTGCTTCATCTGGTTCAATTCCTATTCGCCAACGCTCAATATCCGAAGTTGCTGAATTAAAAATAAGTCCAGTATACGTTCCAATAATCCCAAACAAACCAAAGAATAGCATGGCCTTATATTGTTGACTGTGGCTTAATGTACGTGGGGACATCAAATTACGAAAGAACCGAAATCTTGTTAATAAAAAGGCGAGCATAACAATGATACCGAGTCTTTCTAGCATCAAAACCAAAAGATCAAACATAAGTATAACCTCTTTTCCATCCGATTTGCTTGGTAATGTTATTGAATTCACAATTCAGCATAGGAAACTTTACCTGAATATAACATGGTAAACAGGCACTATTCTTGAAGCATAGCACTCCATTAAAAATTTTGATGATCATAACAAAGAGAAGTTGTAAGCTTATAGTTTAAAACTTGTCCGGCTTTTAAAACGTTTTAGAATAATTGAACTTTCTACCCGCGTAATGCCACTAACGGAATATAGTTCTTTATTAATAAAGGCTTCTAATTTTTGAAAGTCTTCTACAAGTACATGCATATGTAATGTACTCGGTCCAGTCATTTGATAAATGCTCGCTACTTGAGGATTATTTGCTAAATTTTGCGCAACTTCTTGAAGCTGCATTGGTTCAACATCTACTTCAAAAAAAGCAGAGACTTGTTTGCCAAATTTTTCAGAGTTAATCACAACGGTAAACTTCTCAATCACGCCTTTATCCTTTAAATTTTGAATTCGATCCTTTACGGCTACTCGAGATAGCCCAACCCTTTCTGCTAGCTCTACATATGATAGTCTCCCATCTTCAGATAATTCTGCTAGTAATTGTTTATCTATATTATCCAATTTCATGTTTTGAGCTCCTTATTGTTTATTATGTATCTAAGGCGGCTGTATAATGCTCACTTCTAGCATAATGGTATAGACCTTCTAAATGGATTCTGATTGGTTGACACGGCATTCTGAGAAGTGAAGAAATAAAATATGACCTTCTCAGCTACGTTTTAGTTTACCAGAATTTATATGTGAAGAAAACATAGTCAGGCTTAACCTTAGTGCACATAAGTCCTAATTGTATTTAAATTTATAGGTAAAAAAATATTCCGGTTTCCTTCGTTTCTGTGCTACATTATTATTCATTTTAAAACGTATAAAGCAACTTGATTAGTGCTCATATACTTAGGTGATTTCATTTTTATCCGTTTCGTAAGACTCTCACTCTTGAGAGACGGAGTCTGAGTGGGAGATAACGGCACCAACATGTCGATTCGTTCAAAGCGCTTTAGGTCATACCTTTGTGATACTAGTATTCAGTACGGGAATGGAGGAAAGCCTAACTAAATGAAGTTTCACTTTCATATTGAATAGTTTTAACTGCTATTTTTTTACTTCCTCATTACGCCTTGAAGAAGTTATTGGTTGGTGAACGGTTTTATTTCAAGTTTTGAGAAACACGAAAGAGAAAGTGTTATCGTTCTATATAAAAGCGGTATTTTAAAATTTTTACATAACAGTTGCCTATATTGAATAAGAAATTACAAAAAGAAGGTGAAACTAATTAAATATTTTATATAAGAAGGTGTTATTTGTTATTTTATTTATTTATGTTTGTGGCGTTATTTACAAATTTAGAGTTGTTTGATAATATACACTATAAGTTGACTGAAAAAAGATATAGTTATGCTTAGTGCACTTATACGTTGACCATGAAAAATTTTGATGCTTTATCTCGAATGTAAGGTGGCCGTAAGACTCCCACTTCAAGAGCTGAGGACGATACAAAAAGTCTAAGTGGCGCCTAAATCCCCGATACAACCGTCAGTCATACCCTTGCGGTACTAACAATCAGTGAGGGATGAAAGGAAACCCCCGATTGACGTTTCACTTTATCTTCATTTTCAGTGTTAAATTTGCCAACGTACGATATGTCATTTTACCGTACTTTTTTACATTCGCTTAAAAAAATTTAACGATGCAAAGGGGGACATTTAGAAACATGCAATTCTTATTTAGTCAAACACAGCCATATACAACAACTCGACAGGTTACTTATGCCAGAAATGGAATGGTGGCAACCTCCCAGCCACTAGCTTCACAAGCGGGATTGGAAATATTAAAAAAGGGAGGAAATGCTATTGATGCAGCTATTGCTACTGCAGCGTGTTTGACAGTCGTAGAACCAACCTCTAACGGTATCGGTGGAGATGCATTTGCATTAGTGTGGACACAAGACAAACTGCATGGATTAAATGCCAGTGGTAAATCTCCAAAGTCGATATCTATTGAGGCAATCAAGGAAGCCGGTTTTGATAAAATTCCAAAACATGGCTGGATTCCAGTAACTGTACCCGGTGCTCCAGGTGCGTGGGCTGAGCTGTCTAAACGTTTTGGTAAATTGCCACTGTCTGTTGTTTTGGAGCCTGCTATTCAGTATGCATGGGAAGGGTATCCAGTTTCACCAATTTTGAGTAGATTTTGGAAAAAAGCGTTTGAAGCATATAAACATGAATTAACAGATGAACTGTTTAACGCATGGTTTACAACGTTTGCTCCTAATAATCGTGCACCGGAACCGGGAGAAATATGGAATTCACCGGATCATGCAAAAACCTTAAAGGAAATTTCCGATACCTATGCAGAATCCTTTTATCGTGGAGAAATAGCTGAACGAATTGCTCAATTTTCTAAAGATAATGGTGGGTTTTTAAGTGGTGAAGATTTGGCTAATTATAAGCCGGATTGGGTAGAGCCAATAAAAGTGAACTATCGAGGATTTGATATTTGGGAAATACCACCCAATGGGCAAGGCATTGTTGCACTTCAAGCTCTAAATATTTTGCGTGGATTTAAGTTTATGGAGAAGGAATCTGTTGATACTTACCATAAGCAGATTGAGGCAATCAAGCTTGCGTTTGCGGATGGTGGAAAACATGTAACTGAATCCAGGTATATGAAACATTCCGTAGAAGAATTACTAAATGAGACATATGGCGAATTACGCAGATCGCTTATTCAAGATAAAGCATTACAGCCTGAAGCAGGAGAACCAGTTCTTAGCGGTACCGTGTACTTAGCGACAGCAGATCATGAAGGAAATATGGTATCTTTTATCCAAAGTAATTATATGGACTTTGGCTCTGGGTTGGTTGTACCTGGTACTGGAATAGCTTTGCAAAATCGCGGTCATAATTTTTCGATGGATGAAAATCATGTAAATGCACTTCGTGGTGATAAGCGTACATACCACACGATTATTCCAGGCTTTATATCAAAGGGGAATCAACCCCTCGGACCTTTTGGCGTAATGGGAGGATTTATGCAGCCACAGGGACATGTACAGGTAGTAATGAATACGCTTGATTTTCAATTAAACCCTCAAGCAGCATTGGACGCACCACGTTGGCAATGGCTGAAAGATAAACAGGTGGAAGTAGAACAGCGATTCCCTCCTCACATAGCTATGCAATTAGCCGAAAAGGGACATGATGTGAAAATTCAGCTGGAATCGAATAGCTTTGGTAGAGGGCAAATTATTTGGCGAAATGCAGAGACAGGGGTGCTGGTTGGCGGCACAGAATCTCGTACTGATGGAACAATTGCTGCTTGGTAAACTGAATGATTTAACAAAGGTATGTGAGTTATGAAAACACATTGGAATATTTTTATCGCTTTTTTCCGTGTAGGGATACTCGGCTATGGGGGCGGCCCCAGCTCGATTCCATTAATTCATAAAGAAGTAGTTGACAAATATAAATGGATGGACGCTGAAGAATTCGGAGATTTATTGGCGTTAGGGAATACGTTGCCGGGACCAATTGCGACAAAACTAGCAGGTTATATTGGTTATCGCGTTTCTGGATTTTGGGGAATGATGAATGCTGTTTTGGCATCGATCTTACCAACCATTATATTGATGATTGTCTTACTGTCTTCTTTATCTTCTATTAAAGGATTTGATTGGGTTCAAGGGATGACAGCAGCTGTAATTCCGGTTGTGGGCGTTATGCTTCTTGTATTAACTTGGCAATTTATTCAAAAAGCTGGAAACGGACTTGGTTGGGTGGTAACCAGTGTGATGCTGATTGCCGTCTTTATTCTGTTAGAAATATTGCATGTGCATCCAGCTATAATCATAGGAGGATTATTAATAGCTGCCCTGTTAAAAAAGGATCGAAATCGAAAAGAAGGGGCAGCCCGCAAAGAAGGTGATACCTTATGATTTATTGGGAAATATTTCTTGCATTTTTTATTCCGGGCATTTTAGGTTATGGCGGCGGCCCAGCTTCGATTCCACTTGTGGAAAATGAAGTTGTCTCCCGTTATGGATGGATGAATGTACAAGAGTTTAGTGAAGTTCTTGCACTAGGGAATGCACTGCCTGGTCCGATCGCTACAAAAATGGCAGGCTATATCGGATTTGAGGTGGGGGGAGTATTAGGTGCTGCTGTAGCAGTCTTTGCCACAGTTGCACCGTCACTATTACTTATTATTATTTTACTAAACATCTTATATAAATATAAAGACTCCCCAAAAGTTAAGCGAATGACGTTGTTCATCAGACCAGTTATTGGAATATTACTCGGGGTGATGGCTTGGCGGTTTTTTAACGAATCTTATGTAAGTATTGGATTCGTGCAAACAGCGGTGTTAGCACTTCTTAGTTATCTATTAATGGAACGACTGAAGTTACATCCTGCATTTGTCATTGGAGGTGCACTTATTTATGGAGGATTTTGGTTATAGCCCCTCCGATCATCATTTTACTCAATTTTTAAACAGCTTCTATAACCATTATTCCGTGGGTATAAAGAACCCACGGAATAGATTTTACACCATTTACTTCACTAAATTTAGTTTTTTTAGTCCGTTGTAAATACCCGAATCATCAACAGAAGTGGTTCGGTGTTTTGCATATGGAAACAGATCTGGATTACTATTTCCCATAGCAAAACCTTCACCTACCACTTGCAGCATTTCTTTATCGTTCATTCCATCACCGAAGGCAATTGCCTGTTCTGGTTTTCCTCCTATATGCTGAAGCACTTTTTTTACTGCCTCTCCTTTATTTACTCGTTTACGAATAACATCATAACAGTCGGAAATACCATTTACGATCACTTCAGATAAATAAAAATCGTTATTTAAAATTTCATATTCCTTGGCCTGTTCAGGAGGGACATTGATTAGCGAAAAGCTAAGGATTTGACTATGCACATCTTGTGTTAACATGCGATTATTTTTTAACTGGAATACTTCAGAAAAGTTCTTCATAACTGGGTTCGTTAATGAGGTAAAATAATTTTTATCACTTGTATAGCAAACAATTTCATGATTATTTTTTTTAGCGACTGCCAAAAATTGCTCAAAGGTGCTTTGATTTATTGGTTCATCTACAAGAATATTATCTTCATAGATGGCATACGCTCCATTATAACCAATATAGCCTTCTACACCTAGTTCTTCTCCCAGTTCTTTCACTTCATGAAGTGGCCTTCCGGTGCAAATAAATACAAGCATACCTTGTTCTTGTACTTGTCCTATTGCCTCTTTTGTAGAGGAAGTGTACGTATGATCTGGTGTTAAAATCGTGCCGTCAATATCGAGGAATAGTGTTTTATATGTCATGGACTTTGATTTCTCCTTTATTTGATGAAGTGTTTGTCGTCTCTATTATGAAACGATTCTAGTATTTGTCAACTAATTTTACGGTCATAGCATATAAAACATTCTTAAGAATAATTTACATTCATTTAGAAAGACTTGGCTGCCAAGTCTTTATGGCGAAAGCTACCGTTTTTCTTATAGTGTAAAAAAATACAGCCAAGTTTGAATAAACTTGGCTGTATAGTTTAAATAGGAAGAGGATGTTTTTTAAAAAGGAAATAATTTTAATCACTAGTATTAGATGGACGAGTATAAACTTTATTTTGTTTATCTACAAACATAAAGTTCTAAATTACAAATCATTGTGCTTAATTAGCCAATTTTTAATGGATTGAACAACAGACTCCACGGTTTCTTCAAGAAAAGGTGAGGACAAATTAGCAGCTTTTACCAGTTCTAAAAAAGACTTAGAACCTCCCAGCTTACATAGTTTTACATAGTCTTGCCAGGCAGTTTGAAAATCTTCTCTTGAGCGTTTCCAAAACTGAAATGCGCATAGTTGGGCTAATGTATAGTCAATATAATAAAAAGGGTCCTCATAGATATGCCCTTGCTTTTGCCAAAAACGTCCAGATGAAAAATAGTCATTTCCGTCATAGTCGCGATGCGGAAGGTAGATTGCCTCCAATTGTTTCCATGCCTTATTCCGTTCATCCGGTGACCATTCTGGATGAGCATATACTAAATGTTGGAATTCATCAACCGCTACACCATAAGGAATAAACAATAAGCCACCGGTTATGTGTGCGTATTGATATTTTTCAGTTTCTTCTTCAAAGAAAAGCTTCATCCATGGCCAAGTAAAGAACTCCATACTCATGGAATGTATTTCTGCTGCTTCTAAGGTAGGAAAAGTATACTCAGGAATTCCAATGGTTCTACTACAGTATGTTTGGAACGCATGACCTGCTTCGTGTGTCAGAACGTCAATATCACTAGATGTTCCATTAAAGTTAGCAAAAATAAACGGTGATTGGTAATCTTCTATAAAAGTACAGTAGCCTCCTGCCTCTTTTCCCTTTTTTGCTTCCAGATCCATTAAGTTACGCTCCAGCATAAAATGAAAGAATTCATTGGTCTCAGGTGAAAGTTCTGCATACATTTTCTTGCCATTATGAATGATCCAATCTGCATTTCCTCTAGGAGTCGGATTACCATCTGGATACTTAAACATTTCGTCATAATATTTCAATGTATCTACATGGATACGTTGAGCGTGTTTCTCATAAAGTTTCGAAGCTAACGGAACGATAACATCACGCACTTGCTTGCGAAAAACAGCTACCATTTCAGGATTGTAATCAATGCGTTGCATACGAAGATAACCAACTTCGGTAAAATTACGAAATCCAAGCTTCTTTGCGATTTTATGTCTAACGTTGACGAGCTGGTCATAGATCTCATCAAATTGTGCTTTGTTTTCGGCAAAGAAATCGGCTCTTACTTGAACAGCTTTTTTTCGGATATTCCGGTTTTTATCTTCGGTAAAGGGACCTAACTGAGCAAGGGTATATGTTTTCCCTTGAAACTCTACTTCGGCTGAAGCTACTAGCTTTGCGTACGAAGAAGTTAGCTTATTTTCTGTTTGCAGCAAGGGAATTATTTCTGGTGAAAAGGTTCTTACACTGCATTCTGCGATGTGAAATAACTGAGAACCCCATTGTTGCTCAAGCTCTTTTCTAAATGGGGATTGAATGAGCTCTTTATAAAATGTAACATCCAGTTCCTTTATTTCCGGTTCAGCATGATCAAAGAAATCACGTTCATTCTGATAAAACTCATCATTTGTATCAATAGATGAGCGAATAAAGACTAAATTAAATAATGTGGATAATCTGTTTCTAAATTGGTTAATAGCTTGGATAGCTTTATTTGCTTCATAGATAGTTGAAGCTTCAATAAGTGCGTTTAACAGATGAGTAAACTGTTCCTTTTCTTTAGCTAGATTTGGTCGTTTGTATATATATTGTTCAAAAGTTGTTGCCACGGTATCCCTCCTTGTTTGAATCCCGCATGAACGGGCGGAACATGCACATTTTAATAGCGTTATAGTAGCTGTTATGGAAAATGTAAAAAAATCTATCCATGATAGGTGTTTTAATTTACTTTGCATCTAGGTGACAGATGTTGTTTCAATGACATTCATAAACGGATTTTTAAGTGCATGTTTTATCTCGCATATAACTGGCAGTAAGACTTCCACTTCCCACTTTAATGCTACGAGGTAATCCCTAGGAAGATAAGGGGGAGAATCCAACTGCAAGTCAAATGTCTGAATCTGTTGTTTCTAATAGTTCAGTGGGGATAAAAGAAAAACCCACTGATTTACTTTATTTAATTCGACATACGAAACTTAAAATCCTGTTTATTTTTCAAAATTCATTAGTTATTCTAGTAGAATATAAAATTACCATGTAATAAAAAGTAAAAAGATAAGCAGTATTTAATAGTAGGTATTTTGAAAAAGAGAATAAAATCGCTACGGTCTTGAAAGATCGCCATGTGCTGCTACAAATTAGGTGAAATCACTTTTGAAAAAAAGGCTAGGTTTATTGACTTTCGTTCATTTCAATTGTAGACTATATTAAGCATATACTTATGTA is a genomic window of Virgibacillus proomii containing:
- a CDS encoding carbon starvation CstA family protein yields the protein MFTFIGGIILLIVGYFTYGKFIEKVFGVKPDRPTPAITKQDGVDYLPLPRRKNAMIELISIAGVGPIFGPIMGALYGPVAFLWIVLGCIFAGAVHDYLTGMISIRNGGAHLPQLAGKFLGKYMKHLVNLFSVILLLLVGTVFVSSSASLIFDLFNGSIALVTLTIIIFGYYILSTMLPIDKIIGKLFPIFGIFLLVGTLSLGISLVINQAPIPEISITNMHPENTPVFPLLFLVISCGALSGFHATQSPIIARTTKNEKEARSVFYGMMIVEGIIAMVWAAAAMSLFGETVTLNELIQTIGTGGIVSEVGTMMLGSILGTVLVMSVIFLPLSSGDTAFRSARMIIADYFNMSQSKIAKRLIIALPLFTISVILTNMDFTLLWRYFSWANQSLAVIALWVASMYLFIAKKNYWIAMLPGIFMTYVTTAYILHAEIGFRIPMNITYILSAVITIGIIVLFYKYAQQNAKNNMQIEENIPVNPGADAA
- a CDS encoding LytR/AlgR family response regulator transcription factor, giving the protein MRAVIRTIVVDDEKLNREELIYLLGSYPSIQVIGEANSGESCIMEAMKKKPDLVFLDVEMPGMDGMEAAESLMELKKPPLLVFATAYPQFAVQAFRYEAVDYLLKPYDENQLAQTITRIEKIVLGKAKIEQETANKLGIENEDGVVYLEPNDILYIQSEEKQVKIITASKTFFTKKTLKDLESKLIPFGFFRIHKSYLINLNHVSQITPWFNGAYNLKIQGSEKLLPVSRNYVKGLRERLEL
- a CDS encoding sensor histidine kinase is translated as MFDLLVLMLERLGIIVMLAFLLTRFRFFRNLMSPRTLSHSQQYKAMLFFGLFGIIGTYTGLIFNSATSDIERWRIGIEPDEAIANFRVIGVVVAGLLGGYKIGFGAGVIAGVHRFMLGGYTALSCGLATIIAGVFSGYFHKKQSYNSLPKVFTITASAEIIQMLLILLLSRPIEKNIPLVEVIGLPMVLANGLGGALFILIIQMVANEKDRISAHQAQLTLRIADMTLAHLRKGLDYHTAQAVCNILYREMNAIAVSMTDDKEILAHVGLGDDHHTQASSIQTQVTRDTIQSGELTVAASEQIHCSHEDCPLKAVVIAPLKQGEKTIGTLKFYYHSKNEINTVVKEMMSGLAKLLSNQLEIARAEQALQLARESEINALQAQIRPHFLFNTLNTITSLIRIDPMKARKLLVSLSNFLRNNLTVTTDKETTIEQELKHVQAYLDIELTRFYDRLHVDYNIDESCLQETIPPLILQPIVENAMKHGLRDKATNCHIEIQVKRKHKQIHISVIDNGKGMDPAYVKQIGNHVIHSKSGTGMALYNINRRLDMKFGEQAKLQIHSNLGEGTEVSFIIPAKERETEEK
- a CDS encoding Lrp/AsnC family transcriptional regulator; protein product: MKLDNIDKQLLAELSEDGRLSYVELAERVGLSRVAVKDRIQNLKDKGVIEKFTVVINSEKFGKQVSAFFEVDVEPMQLQEVAQNLANNPQVASIYQMTGPSTLHMHVLVEDFQKLEAFINKELYSVSGITRVESSIILKRFKSRTSFKL
- a CDS encoding gamma-glutamyltransferase family protein, producing the protein MQFLFSQTQPYTTTRQVTYARNGMVATSQPLASQAGLEILKKGGNAIDAAIATAACLTVVEPTSNGIGGDAFALVWTQDKLHGLNASGKSPKSISIEAIKEAGFDKIPKHGWIPVTVPGAPGAWAELSKRFGKLPLSVVLEPAIQYAWEGYPVSPILSRFWKKAFEAYKHELTDELFNAWFTTFAPNNRAPEPGEIWNSPDHAKTLKEISDTYAESFYRGEIAERIAQFSKDNGGFLSGEDLANYKPDWVEPIKVNYRGFDIWEIPPNGQGIVALQALNILRGFKFMEKESVDTYHKQIEAIKLAFADGGKHVTESRYMKHSVEELLNETYGELRRSLIQDKALQPEAGEPVLSGTVYLATADHEGNMVSFIQSNYMDFGSGLVVPGTGIALQNRGHNFSMDENHVNALRGDKRTYHTIIPGFISKGNQPLGPFGVMGGFMQPQGHVQVVMNTLDFQLNPQAALDAPRWQWLKDKQVEVEQRFPPHIAMQLAEKGHDVKIQLESNSFGRGQIIWRNAETGVLVGGTESRTDGTIAAW
- a CDS encoding chromate transporter, which gives rise to MKTHWNIFIAFFRVGILGYGGGPSSIPLIHKEVVDKYKWMDAEEFGDLLALGNTLPGPIATKLAGYIGYRVSGFWGMMNAVLASILPTIILMIVLLSSLSSIKGFDWVQGMTAAVIPVVGVMLLVLTWQFIQKAGNGLGWVVTSVMLIAVFILLEILHVHPAIIIGGLLIAALLKKDRNRKEGAARKEGDTL
- a CDS encoding chromate transporter; protein product: MIYWEIFLAFFIPGILGYGGGPASIPLVENEVVSRYGWMNVQEFSEVLALGNALPGPIATKMAGYIGFEVGGVLGAAVAVFATVAPSLLLIIILLNILYKYKDSPKVKRMTLFIRPVIGILLGVMAWRFFNESYVSIGFVQTAVLALLSYLLMERLKLHPAFVIGGALIYGGFWL
- a CDS encoding HAD family hydrolase, whose protein sequence is MTYKTLFLDIDGTILTPDHTYTSSTKEAIGQVQEQGMLVFICTGRPLHEVKELGEELGVEGYIGYNGAYAIYEDNILVDEPINQSTFEQFLAVAKKNNHEIVCYTSDKNYFTSLTNPVMKNFSEVFQLKNNRMLTQDVHSQILSFSLINVPPEQAKEYEILNNDFYLSEVIVNGISDCYDVIRKRVNKGEAVKKVLQHIGGKPEQAIAFGDGMNDKEMLQVVGEGFAMGNSNPDLFPYAKHRTTSVDDSGIYNGLKKLNLVK